The following proteins are co-located in the Gordonia polyisoprenivorans genome:
- a CDS encoding aldo/keto reductase — MTPRAPRRIGSLEVSGIGLGCMGMSFAYGPADQDEALATLHHALDTGITLLDTADMYGGGANEKLLSMVLADRRDEIVLATKFGILTDPDTGLPSGVDGSPDYVRRCVDASLQRLGVDVIDLYYLHRVDPTRPIEETVGAMADLVAAGKVRELGLSEAGADTLRRASAVHPIAALQSEWSLFSRDIETSDVPAARELGVTVVPYSPLGRGMLTGSAAAAAPGAGDFRATLPRWQAENLDHNLALVHEIGSVASEVDATAGQVALAWLLAQGDDVVPIPGTKRRTYLDENIGALSVTLTAEQLDRLSALRPAGERYPDMSWVAGASA; from the coding sequence ATGACCCCCCGCGCTCCCCGCCGCATCGGCTCCCTCGAGGTCTCCGGCATCGGATTGGGCTGTATGGGAATGAGTTTCGCCTACGGCCCGGCCGACCAGGACGAAGCACTCGCCACCCTGCACCACGCTCTCGACACCGGGATCACCCTGCTCGACACCGCCGACATGTACGGTGGCGGCGCCAACGAGAAGCTGCTGTCGATGGTGCTCGCCGATCGCCGCGACGAGATCGTCCTCGCCACCAAGTTCGGGATTCTCACCGATCCCGACACCGGATTGCCCAGCGGTGTCGACGGGTCACCCGACTACGTCCGACGCTGTGTCGACGCGTCGCTGCAGCGCCTGGGCGTCGACGTCATCGACCTCTACTACCTGCACCGAGTGGACCCGACCCGGCCGATCGAGGAGACCGTCGGCGCGATGGCCGACCTCGTGGCCGCGGGCAAGGTCCGCGAACTCGGCCTCAGTGAGGCTGGCGCCGACACCCTCCGGCGAGCGTCGGCCGTGCATCCGATCGCCGCTCTGCAATCGGAGTGGTCGCTGTTCAGCCGCGACATCGAGACCTCCGACGTACCGGCGGCGCGTGAACTCGGTGTGACCGTGGTGCCCTACAGTCCGCTCGGTCGCGGCATGCTCACCGGCTCGGCGGCCGCCGCCGCACCCGGCGCGGGTGACTTTCGCGCCACCTTGCCGCGCTGGCAGGCCGAGAACCTCGACCACAACCTCGCCCTCGTCCACGAGATCGGATCGGTTGCAAGCGAAGTCGACGCGACAGCCGGGCAGGTCGCGCTGGCCTGGCTGCTCGCCCAGGGCGACGACGTCGTACCGATCCCGGGCACCAAGCGCCGCACCTACCTCGACGAGAACATCGGCGCGCTGTCGGTGACGCTCACCGCCGAGCAACTCGATCGCCTCTCGGCGTTGCGTCCGGCGGGAGAACGTTATCCCGACATGAGTTGGGTGGCCGGTGCGTCGGCCTGA
- a CDS encoding SDR family oxidoreductase: MILDRFRMTDTVAIVTGAGRGLGAAIAIGFAEAGADVLISARTAEQLDAVADEVAARGRRAHVVAADLADPDTVAALAQAAIDEFGRLDTVVNNVGGALPRPLLDTKPHHLTDAFTFNVTGAHALVRASVPHLLANADGGSIINITSAVGRTPGRAYAAYGTAKAALAHYTRLAATDLNPRIRVNGIAPGAILTSALDIVAADETMRTTIEGATPLHRLGDPADVAAAAVYLASPAGAYLTGKIIEVDGGIVTPNLDLPIPDL; encoded by the coding sequence GTGATACTCGACAGGTTCCGGATGACCGACACCGTTGCCATCGTCACCGGCGCGGGCCGCGGACTCGGTGCGGCGATCGCCATCGGCTTCGCCGAGGCGGGCGCCGACGTGCTGATCAGCGCACGCACCGCCGAGCAGCTCGACGCCGTCGCCGACGAGGTGGCCGCGCGGGGTCGGCGGGCGCACGTCGTGGCCGCCGATCTCGCCGACCCCGACACCGTCGCCGCCCTGGCGCAGGCGGCGATCGACGAGTTCGGCCGCCTCGACACCGTCGTCAACAACGTCGGCGGGGCGCTCCCACGGCCGCTGCTCGACACCAAACCCCACCACCTCACCGACGCGTTCACGTTCAACGTGACCGGCGCACACGCGCTGGTGCGGGCGTCGGTGCCGCATCTGCTGGCCAACGCCGACGGCGGCTCGATCATCAACATCACCTCGGCGGTGGGCCGCACACCGGGGCGCGCCTATGCCGCCTACGGCACGGCGAAGGCCGCGCTGGCCCACTACACCCGGCTCGCGGCGACGGACCTCAATCCGCGCATCCGCGTCAACGGCATCGCGCCCGGGGCGATCCTCACCTCGGCCCTCGACATCGTCGCCGCCGACGAGACCATGCGCACCACCATCGAGGGTGCGACGCCCCTCCACCGACTCGGCGACCCCGCCGACGTCGCCGCGGCCGCGGTGTATCTCGCCTCGCCCGCCGGCGCGTACCTGACCGGCAAGATCATCGAGGTCGACGGCGGCATCGTCACACCCAACCTCGACCTGCCGATTCCGGATCTGTAA
- a CDS encoding D-isomer specific 2-hydroxyacid dehydrogenase family protein, giving the protein MTTRVPVAVEPTRDEHVVAAVEEAGGEIVGLDEARVLVWLGDPDGFPALPDAVEWVALKTAGIEGFVNAGVLDDKRTWTNASGFYAENVAEHALALLLTGLRQIHTSIRDHWDKEPIDTAVRTLRGATVAIVGAGGIGASLTPRLKAGGARVLAVNRSGRPVEGADETLPSSRMDEVWRRTDHVVLAAPSTPETHHLINAESLAALPAHCWIVNVARGPLVDQQALYWALRGGEIAGAALDVTDPEPPAADDPLWSLPNCIITPHIANPSSGLTRELAPWVAENLRRFVAGEELISTVSADRDY; this is encoded by the coding sequence GTGACCACGCGGGTGCCGGTGGCCGTCGAACCGACCCGTGACGAGCACGTCGTCGCCGCCGTCGAGGAGGCGGGCGGAGAAATCGTCGGACTCGACGAGGCGCGGGTGCTGGTCTGGCTCGGCGACCCCGACGGCTTCCCCGCGCTGCCCGACGCCGTCGAGTGGGTGGCGCTCAAGACGGCCGGGATCGAGGGGTTCGTCAACGCCGGGGTACTCGACGACAAGCGGACCTGGACCAACGCGTCGGGCTTCTACGCCGAGAACGTCGCCGAGCACGCGCTGGCGCTGCTGCTCACCGGGCTGCGACAGATCCACACGTCGATTCGCGACCACTGGGACAAAGAACCCATCGACACCGCGGTGCGCACGTTGCGCGGTGCGACGGTGGCGATCGTGGGCGCGGGCGGAATCGGTGCGTCGCTGACGCCGCGACTCAAGGCCGGTGGCGCGCGGGTGCTCGCGGTCAACCGGTCGGGCCGACCGGTCGAGGGCGCCGACGAGACGCTGCCGTCGTCGCGGATGGACGAGGTGTGGCGTCGCACCGACCACGTCGTGCTCGCGGCGCCGTCGACGCCGGAAACCCACCACCTGATCAACGCCGAGAGTCTGGCCGCGCTGCCGGCGCACTGCTGGATCGTCAATGTCGCGCGTGGGCCCCTCGTTGATCAACAAGCCCTCTATTGGGCACTGCGCGGTGGTGAGATTGCCGGTGCCGCACTCGATGTCACCGATCCTGAGCCGCCGGCCGCCGACGACCCGCTGTGGTCGTTGCCCAACTGCATCATCACCCCGCACATCGCGAACCCGTCGTCGGGGCTGACGCGGGAACTCGCGCCGTGGGTGGCTGAGAATCTCCGGCGGTTCGTCGCCGGGGAAGAGTTGATCTCCACGGTGTCGGCCGACCGCGACTACTGA
- a CDS encoding CoA transferase, with translation MKEVFLTRTAAEWDSVFGEGKFPGASQQWLEEWIADPHVQQAHLAIPVADPEYGTMMQPGPMVWLGDSADLSATPRPRRWGTVDEALNEFERVIRPERASAAAGADLWLDGVRVLDLCNVIAGPHSAGFLARFGADVIKIDPAQPLYDPWNTVVFGMTHGRGKQSVLVDLRSEQGREVLEKLVACVDVVVWNATDPQVASLGLDRDTLHRLNPRAVFCQLDCFSGTRRGRRTEYLGYDDLIQAATGIMLRFGGSMSTPEEHAHVGTIDVMCGFAAALGIGAALFHREVTGHAERARTSLAALTGLAQMPFFHTFPGRGSFDEPSGPTARGYGSLERLYTAGDGQVIMIAATEQDLPRLATLTGLDSLAEVSEAERETYLEAAFLRADSAWWEKALRGIDVAVARCVDMGSLRAAYTREADGTVGTSTGSSYAFSRFADHPSGHAVTQLDPIGVRPSRAGVLAPTPTEKYGTSTNDVLRSVGFAHDAIKKLVAGGAVSVSWSEEYLPS, from the coding sequence ATGAAGGAGGTGTTCCTGACCAGAACCGCCGCCGAATGGGACAGTGTCTTCGGTGAGGGCAAGTTCCCGGGCGCGTCACAACAGTGGCTCGAGGAGTGGATCGCCGATCCTCATGTGCAGCAAGCCCATCTGGCGATCCCCGTCGCCGACCCGGAGTACGGGACCATGATGCAACCGGGCCCGATGGTCTGGCTGGGCGACAGCGCCGATCTCAGCGCGACGCCTCGCCCGCGCCGATGGGGCACCGTCGATGAGGCTCTCAACGAGTTCGAGCGCGTGATCCGTCCCGAACGGGCGTCTGCGGCTGCGGGCGCCGACCTCTGGCTCGACGGGGTGCGGGTACTCGATCTGTGCAATGTCATCGCGGGCCCGCACTCCGCCGGGTTCCTCGCCCGCTTCGGCGCCGATGTCATCAAGATCGATCCGGCACAGCCGCTCTACGACCCGTGGAACACCGTGGTGTTCGGCATGACCCACGGGCGGGGAAAGCAATCCGTGCTTGTCGACCTCCGCAGTGAGCAGGGGCGAGAGGTGCTCGAGAAGTTGGTCGCCTGCGTCGACGTTGTCGTGTGGAATGCCACAGACCCGCAGGTGGCCTCATTGGGCCTCGACCGAGATACGTTGCACCGCTTGAATCCTCGTGCCGTCTTCTGTCAGCTGGACTGCTTCAGCGGTACTCGCCGAGGACGGCGTACCGAGTATCTCGGCTACGACGACCTCATCCAGGCCGCGACCGGCATCATGCTCCGATTCGGGGGATCGATGTCGACGCCCGAGGAGCACGCACACGTCGGCACCATCGACGTGATGTGCGGATTCGCCGCAGCGCTGGGGATCGGGGCGGCGCTGTTCCACCGCGAGGTGACCGGTCACGCGGAACGGGCCCGGACCTCGCTGGCGGCCCTGACCGGTCTGGCGCAGATGCCGTTCTTTCACACCTTCCCCGGCAGAGGGTCGTTTGACGAGCCCAGTGGTCCAACGGCGAGGGGCTATGGGTCGCTCGAACGGCTGTACACCGCCGGAGACGGCCAGGTGATCATGATCGCGGCGACAGAGCAGGACCTTCCTCGACTGGCCACCCTCACCGGGCTCGACAGCCTCGCCGAGGTATCCGAGGCGGAGCGGGAGACGTATTTGGAAGCCGCCTTCCTCCGTGCCGATTCGGCGTGGTGGGAGAAGGCGCTGCGCGGCATCGATGTCGCGGTCGCGCGGTGTGTCGACATGGGCAGCCTGCGAGCGGCGTACACCCGCGAGGCGGACGGTACCGTCGGCACCAGCACGGGGAGCAGCTACGCGTTCTCCCGATTCGCCGACCATCCGAGCGGCCACGCAGTCACACAACTCGACCCGATCGGCGTACGCCCCTCGCGAGCCGGCGTGCTCGCTCCCACGCCGACGGAGAAGTACGGCACGTCGACGAATGACGTGCTACGGTCGGTCGGTTTCGCCCACGACGCGATCAAGAAGCTCGTGGCCGGCGGCGCCGTCTCGGTCAGCTGGAGCGAGGAGTACTTGCCGTCATGA
- a CDS encoding DUF664 domain-containing protein: MCCLHLVPSSTTPISLINHAAAAERIWFQQFRGGLDAAACDGYAQDSSASRMSELAPVVVWGSRDTRTAGSVRAS, encoded by the coding sequence ATGTGCTGCTTGCATCTGGTGCCGTCGTCAACGACACCGATCTCGTTGATCAACCATGCCGCCGCCGCCGAACGAATCTGGTTTCAGCAGTTCCGGGGCGGACTCGACGCCGCCGCCTGCGACGGGTATGCCCAAGATTCGTCAGCATCGCGTATGTCAGAGCTCGCGCCCGTGGTGGTGTGGGGCAGCAGGGACACGCGAACCGCCGGCAGCGTCCGGGCGTCCTGA
- a CDS encoding ABC transporter ATP-binding protein encodes MLTRLIRTYLSRYPAHITAVILLQLVATVAMLYLPTLNADIIDKGVAKGDTGYILRIGAWMLAVTVVQIVCTLIAQYFGARAALGAGRDIRHDLLHRVNSFSAREVGTFGAPSLITRTTNDVQQVQLLLVMSTAILVMAPIMCIGGIVMGVHVAPGLSWVLLIAVPILGITMGFIIARMIPGFRAMQERLDAINRIMREQITGIRVVRAFVRERHEMQRFSVANDQLSDASLRVGRMMALMFPSVTVITNVTIVAIIWFGGHAVSDGSAQIGVLTAMMSYVMQIMMSVMMASFLAMMAPRAAVCAERICEVLDTETSVVPSKTPVGFTGDPASVEFDAAQFRYPGADENVLSDITFEVRPGTTTAVVGSTGSGKTTLLGLVPRLIDVTEGAVRVGGTDVRELDPDQLRSVIGLVPQRPYLFSGTVATNVRHGKPDATDEEVWAALEIAQATDFVSAMPQQLDTPIAQGGTTVSGGQRQRLAIARALVRRPSVYLFDDSFSALDLTTDAKLRAALGSATADAAVIIVAQRISTIVDADQIVVLDRGHVVGLGTHDELLTSCETYAEIARSQLSIGEPA; translated from the coding sequence ATGCTGACCCGTCTGATCCGGACCTACCTGTCCCGCTACCCAGCGCACATCACCGCGGTGATCCTGCTGCAACTCGTGGCGACGGTGGCCATGCTGTATCTGCCCACACTCAACGCCGACATCATCGACAAGGGCGTCGCCAAGGGCGACACCGGCTACATCCTGCGGATCGGCGCGTGGATGCTGGCGGTGACCGTCGTCCAGATCGTGTGCACGCTGATCGCCCAGTACTTCGGTGCGCGGGCCGCGCTCGGCGCCGGCCGCGACATCCGCCACGATCTGCTGCACCGCGTCAACTCGTTCTCCGCGCGCGAGGTCGGCACCTTCGGCGCACCGTCGCTGATCACACGCACCACCAACGACGTGCAGCAGGTGCAACTCCTGCTCGTGATGAGCACCGCCATCCTGGTGATGGCACCGATCATGTGTATCGGCGGCATCGTCATGGGCGTCCATGTGGCGCCGGGATTGTCGTGGGTACTGCTGATCGCCGTGCCGATCCTCGGCATCACGATGGGCTTCATCATCGCCCGGATGATCCCTGGCTTCCGCGCCATGCAGGAGCGCCTCGACGCCATCAACCGCATCATGCGTGAGCAGATCACCGGTATCCGCGTGGTGCGGGCGTTCGTGCGCGAACGCCATGAGATGCAACGGTTCTCCGTCGCCAATGACCAGTTGAGCGACGCGTCGTTGCGGGTGGGCCGCATGATGGCCCTGATGTTCCCATCGGTCACCGTGATCACCAATGTGACGATTGTCGCGATCATTTGGTTCGGTGGTCACGCGGTCTCCGACGGCAGCGCCCAGATCGGGGTACTGACGGCGATGATGAGCTACGTCATGCAGATCATGATGTCGGTGATGATGGCGTCGTTCCTGGCGATGATGGCGCCGCGCGCCGCGGTGTGCGCCGAACGCATCTGCGAGGTCCTCGACACCGAGACGTCGGTCGTACCGTCGAAAACCCCGGTCGGGTTCACCGGCGATCCCGCCTCGGTCGAGTTCGACGCCGCGCAGTTCCGGTATCCGGGAGCCGACGAGAACGTGTTGTCCGACATCACCTTCGAGGTGCGCCCGGGTACCACCACCGCCGTCGTCGGGTCCACCGGCTCGGGCAAGACCACGCTGCTCGGCCTGGTCCCACGACTCATCGACGTCACCGAGGGCGCGGTGCGCGTCGGCGGCACCGACGTCCGCGAGCTCGATCCCGATCAGCTGCGGTCGGTGATCGGGCTGGTTCCACAACGGCCCTACCTGTTCTCCGGGACGGTGGCCACCAATGTCCGTCACGGCAAACCCGACGCCACCGACGAGGAGGTGTGGGCGGCACTGGAGATCGCGCAGGCAACCGATTTCGTCTCCGCAATGCCCCAGCAACTCGACACCCCGATCGCGCAGGGCGGTACCACTGTCTCGGGCGGACAGCGCCAGCGTCTGGCGATCGCGCGGGCATTGGTCCGGCGGCCGTCGGTCTATCTGTTCGACGACTCGTTCTCCGCACTCGACCTGACCACCGACGCGAAACTGCGTGCTGCCCTTGGGTCCGCGACCGCCGATGCCGCGGTGATCATCGTGGCCCAACGCATCTCGACCATCGTCGACGCCGACCAGATCGTCGTCCTCGACCGCGGCCACGTCGTCGGTCTCGGTACCCACGACGAATTGCTCACCTCCTGCGAGACCTACGCCGAGATCGCGCGTTCGCAGCTGTCGATCGGAGAACCCGCATGA
- a CDS encoding methyltransferase domain-containing protein encodes MPVWDPTRYLQFADARSRPFLDLIARVPIEPATIIDLGCGPGHLTRYLRARWPDAHILGIDSSAEMIDEALRSNSDPDANYDVHDVTTWKPYEPVDLIVSNAMFQWVPDQFSVIGDLLDHLTPGGAFAVQVPNNASSATHTLLDELSREEPYTEHLHDVRRLPTTGPQEYLEFFADRGYSVDAWETTYLHVLDGEDPVFEWISGTGARPFLQGLPDDLVDGFTDEYKARLRAAFPSRPWGTPLPFRRTFAVASPQPHI; translated from the coding sequence ATGCCTGTCTGGGATCCGACGCGCTATCTCCAGTTCGCCGACGCCCGCTCGCGACCATTTCTCGACCTCATCGCGCGCGTCCCGATCGAGCCCGCCACGATCATCGACCTCGGCTGCGGGCCCGGCCACCTCACCCGCTATCTGCGTGCACGCTGGCCCGACGCGCACATCCTCGGTATCGATTCGTCGGCGGAAATGATCGACGAGGCGCTGCGCTCCAATTCCGATCCCGACGCCAACTACGACGTCCACGACGTCACCACCTGGAAGCCGTACGAACCGGTCGACCTGATCGTCTCCAACGCGATGTTCCAATGGGTCCCCGACCAGTTCTCGGTGATCGGCGACCTCCTCGACCATCTGACGCCCGGCGGCGCCTTCGCCGTGCAGGTCCCCAACAACGCGAGTTCGGCCACCCACACGTTGCTCGACGAACTCTCCCGCGAGGAGCCCTACACCGAGCACCTGCACGATGTGCGGCGGCTGCCGACCACCGGTCCGCAGGAGTACCTGGAGTTCTTCGCCGACCGCGGCTACTCCGTCGACGCCTGGGAGACGACCTACCTGCACGTCCTCGACGGCGAGGACCCGGTGTTCGAGTGGATTTCCGGGACCGGCGCGCGTCCGTTCCTGCAAGGTCTGCCCGACGACCTCGTCGACGGCTTCACCGACGAGTACAAGGCGCGTCTGCGTGCGGCGTTCCCGTCGCGGCCCTGGGGGACGCCGCTGCCGTTCCGGCGGACCTTCGCCGTCGCCTCCCCGCAACCGCACATCTGA
- a CDS encoding MerR family transcriptional regulator, protein MSTEHLMRKALDALGGLDGPLSVEVIHSLVGLDEIAEPMSVAQAADALDISPHTLRYYERIGLVEVPRDAVGNRIYDADAMRRLVFLTRMRLSGMAIRDLQHYVELVDAGDDTVDERLDMLLEHRDTIRRQIAELTLSLAATEYKIATYGGRTQP, encoded by the coding sequence ATGAGCACAGAACACCTGATGCGCAAGGCCCTCGACGCGCTCGGCGGCCTCGACGGACCGCTGTCGGTGGAGGTGATCCACTCCCTCGTTGGCCTCGACGAGATCGCCGAACCGATGAGCGTCGCGCAGGCCGCCGACGCGCTCGACATCTCGCCGCACACCCTGCGCTACTACGAGCGCATCGGGCTCGTCGAGGTACCCCGCGACGCCGTCGGCAACCGGATCTACGACGCCGACGCGATGCGCCGACTCGTCTTCTTGACCCGGATGCGGTTGTCCGGCATGGCAATCCGAGATCTCCAGCACTACGTCGAGCTCGTCGACGCCGGAGACGACACCGTCGATGAACGCCTCGACATGTTGCTCGAACACCGCGACACCATCCGCAGACAGATCGCCGAACTGACGCTGTCCCTCGCGGCCACCGAATACAAGATCGCCACCTATGGAGGAAGGACCCAACCATGA
- a CDS encoding ABC transporter ATP-binding protein, whose product MTRPAGGPGPGRGPMAAGPVLEKPKSFGASMKRLVRLLMAYRWRMATVLTAIVGSVILLAAAPRILGHATDLIFDGAIGKALPSGITKEQAVEGLRARGQGTFADMVSAMNLTPGVGIDFTTVAWTLLIVLICYVASSLLSWLAFRILNVIVVNTVRELRAEIEQKVHRLPLRYYDTTPRGDLLSRVTNDLDNLSQGLQQTISQFVNSVLTVIALLVVMIWISPLLALIAVVTVPLAVAATTIIARRSKPHFISQWSSTGKLNSQIEEAFTGHELVKVFGRQREVEQTFDERNEKLYQSSWRAQFISGMVMPTIMFLGNLNYVAVAVVGGLRVASGSLSLGEVQAFIQYSRQFTQPLTQIGSMINLMQSSVASAERIFEILDAEEQTPDPAQPLSPSEDKGRIEFDDVAFRYLPDKPLIEDLSLVARPGHMVAIVGPTGAGKTTLVNLIMRFYDVDSGQIRLDGVETRAMTRDDLRERTGMVLQDSWLFGGTIYDNIAYGDPTASREEVMAAAMTSHVDHFVRILPDGYDTVLDDEGGGVSAGERQLITIARAFLARPTILILDEATSSVDTRTELLIQQAMANLRADRTSFVIAHRLSTIRDADTIIVMEDGHIVEQGDHEELLAAQGAYCRLYRSQFAGALDTD is encoded by the coding sequence ATGACCCGCCCCGCAGGCGGCCCGGGTCCCGGCCGCGGCCCAATGGCCGCAGGCCCCGTCCTGGAGAAGCCCAAGTCGTTCGGGGCATCGATGAAACGTCTTGTGCGCCTACTGATGGCCTATCGGTGGCGCATGGCTACGGTGCTGACCGCCATCGTCGGGTCGGTCATCCTCCTCGCGGCGGCACCACGCATTCTGGGCCACGCCACCGATCTCATCTTCGACGGTGCGATCGGCAAGGCGTTGCCGTCGGGGATCACCAAGGAGCAGGCCGTCGAGGGGTTGCGTGCGCGCGGGCAGGGCACCTTCGCCGACATGGTGTCGGCGATGAACCTGACCCCGGGCGTCGGGATCGACTTCACCACCGTCGCCTGGACGCTGCTGATCGTGCTGATCTGTTACGTGGCGTCATCCCTGTTGTCGTGGTTGGCGTTCCGGATTCTCAATGTCATCGTGGTCAACACGGTGCGTGAGTTGCGTGCCGAAATCGAACAGAAGGTGCATCGGCTTCCACTGCGCTACTACGACACCACCCCACGCGGTGACCTGCTGAGCCGGGTGACCAACGACCTCGACAACCTGTCACAGGGCTTGCAGCAGACCATTTCCCAGTTCGTGAACTCGGTGCTGACGGTCATCGCACTGTTGGTGGTGATGATCTGGATCTCGCCGCTGCTGGCGCTGATCGCGGTGGTGACGGTTCCGCTGGCGGTGGCCGCGACCACGATCATCGCCCGAAGGTCCAAGCCGCACTTCATCTCCCAGTGGTCCTCGACCGGAAAGCTCAACTCCCAGATCGAGGAAGCGTTCACCGGGCACGAACTGGTCAAGGTGTTCGGTCGGCAGCGCGAGGTCGAGCAGACCTTCGACGAACGCAACGAGAAGCTCTACCAGTCGAGTTGGCGTGCACAGTTCATCTCAGGCATGGTCATGCCGACCATCATGTTCCTGGGCAACCTCAACTACGTGGCCGTCGCCGTGGTCGGCGGCCTGCGGGTGGCGTCGGGATCGCTGAGTCTCGGTGAGGTGCAGGCGTTCATCCAGTACTCGCGACAGTTCACCCAGCCCCTCACCCAGATCGGCTCGATGATCAACCTGATGCAGAGCAGCGTCGCCTCCGCCGAGCGCATCTTCGAGATCCTCGACGCCGAGGAACAGACCCCCGATCCGGCGCAGCCGCTGAGTCCGTCGGAGGACAAGGGCCGCATCGAGTTCGACGACGTCGCGTTCCGCTATCTGCCGGACAAGCCCCTGATCGAGGACCTGTCGCTGGTGGCGCGTCCCGGGCACATGGTCGCGATCGTCGGACCCACCGGCGCCGGCAAGACGACGCTGGTGAATCTGATCATGCGGTTCTACGACGTCGACTCCGGGCAGATCCGCCTCGACGGTGTGGAGACTCGCGCGATGACGCGCGACGACCTGCGTGAGCGAACCGGGATGGTGCTCCAGGATTCGTGGCTGTTCGGCGGGACGATCTACGACAACATCGCCTACGGCGACCCGACCGCCAGCCGCGAGGAGGTCATGGCCGCGGCGATGACCAGCCACGTCGACCACTTCGTCCGTATCCTGCCCGACGGCTACGACACCGTCCTCGACGACGAGGGGGGTGGCGTGAGTGCCGGTGAGCGACAGCTCATCACGATCGCCCGTGCCTTCCTCGCGCGACCGACGATCCTGATCCTCGACGAGGCAACCAGCTCGGTGGACACCCGCACCGAGTTGCTGATCCAGCAAGCCATGGCCAACCTGCGGGCCGATCGCACGAGTTTCGTGATCGCCCATCGTCTTTCGACGATCCGCGACGCCGACACGATCATCGTCATGGAGGACGGGCACATCGTCGAACAGGGTGATCACGAGGAGTTGCTGGCGGCCCAGGGCGCCTACTGTCGCCTCTACCGCAGCCAGTTCGCGGGCGCGCTGGACACCGACTGA
- the rnhA gene encoding ribonuclease HI, protein MANDPDTAPGSDDVVEISTDGACLGNPGPGGWGAVLRYKGTEKEISGSAPDTTNNKMELQAAIEGLAALKRPSTVILYTDSSYVRNGIMKWVAGWQRNGWKTADKKPVKNADLWKRLIDEEKRHQVEWRWVKGHNGDHYNEIADRLATSAAREIAQVRS, encoded by the coding sequence ATGGCGAACGATCCTGACACGGCCCCCGGTTCCGACGATGTCGTGGAGATCTCCACCGATGGCGCCTGCCTGGGTAATCCGGGTCCCGGTGGATGGGGAGCGGTGTTGCGGTACAAGGGCACCGAGAAGGAGATCTCCGGCTCGGCGCCCGACACCACCAACAACAAGATGGAGTTGCAGGCGGCGATCGAGGGCCTCGCCGCGCTGAAGCGGCCGTCGACGGTGATCCTCTACACCGACTCCAGCTACGTGCGCAACGGCATCATGAAGTGGGTCGCCGGCTGGCAGCGCAACGGCTGGAAGACCGCCGACAAGAAGCCGGTGAAGAACGCCGACCTGTGGAAGCGTCTGATCGACGAGGAGAAGCGGCACCAGGTGGAGTGGCGCTGGGTCAAGGGCCACAACGGTGATCACTACAACGAGATCGCCGACCGCCTCGCGACCTCGGCGGCCCGCGAGATCGCGCAGGTGCGCTCGTGA
- a CDS encoding YdeI/OmpD-associated family protein has protein sequence MADPDAPELLVEHIDAWREWLAGHHASASGVWLVFWRKESGHEPLDYDDAVREALCWGWIDGVTRTIDAHRRGMWFTRRGRGSAWAASNKQRVAELIDSGRMQPPGLAVIDDAKARGLWNLLDDAEAGVEHPDLTVALDANPTARAHWDAFPPGARKAALTQIAMARKPETKARRITVIVEKAARDERP, from the coding sequence ATGGCCGACCCCGACGCCCCGGAACTGCTCGTCGAGCACATCGACGCGTGGCGGGAGTGGCTCGCCGGGCATCACGCGTCGGCGTCCGGGGTGTGGCTTGTGTTCTGGCGCAAAGAATCCGGCCACGAACCCCTTGACTATGACGACGCCGTCCGGGAGGCGTTGTGTTGGGGGTGGATCGATGGGGTCACCCGCACGATCGACGCGCATCGTCGTGGCATGTGGTTCACCCGGCGCGGACGCGGCAGCGCGTGGGCGGCGTCGAACAAACAACGGGTCGCCGAGCTCATCGACTCCGGCCGGATGCAGCCACCCGGCCTGGCCGTCATCGACGACGCGAAGGCACGCGGCCTGTGGAACCTGCTCGACGACGCCGAGGCCGGCGTCGAGCATCCCGACCTGACGGTCGCGCTGGATGCGAACCCGACGGCTCGCGCCCACTGGGACGCGTTCCCGCCGGGGGCACGCAAGGCCGCCCTCACCCAGATCGCCATGGCACGCAAACCCGAGACGAAGGCGCGTCGGATCACCGTCATCGTCGAGAAGGCCGCCCGCGACGAACGGCCGTGA